A window from Chrysemys picta bellii isolate R12L10 chromosome 2, ASM1138683v2, whole genome shotgun sequence encodes these proteins:
- the LOC103305733 gene encoding zinc finger protein 585A-like isoform X1, translating into MSEESHPSKEGAGWHSELELGCGTFSRGITSSNPGHPALKPNLLFRIERGEQPGVGVQLISGGLERPPDPCAGYGFFKPDGFFRLEQWEERYIEAQQKVEESKILGSACVAEHGGVNAVEQEENSESFAADLELSPVVCDSPDGSFHSRQLVSKRQQRNQTRIKMEESAGFSKCSDAVVRQLGAGPFQCAECGKRFRQKQSLITHERIHTGEKPYRCPDCGKSFSQKPNLLTHRRIHTGERPFSCTQCGKSFSQKANLIAHQRTHVGEKPPQWGGLGGKPKSPAQQGDQEEKRPFVCPECGKSFTQKPNLVTHYRTHTGERPFSCAQCGKSFNQKTNLVTHYRTHTGERPYACPQCGKRFTQKTNLVTHQSTHTDARPYPCGECQKCFKDKVSLKAHQRTHSLSQPRPCGNAEPIPLHSPPAVPLQPTGAEQESQRDPTQPVPAQKIPGSQALCTCTDCGSSFPQKPHIPLPQQTPSAEQPFLCVQCGESCPQAALLKHQPGQARERPCESAQYGRGLSLNQHLLRHLEPCLGPGDAAHAAPGAERPFICNQCGSSFSFWPALVAHQGSHAGWQPYPLPERGKGLRPRLSLPAQPDAQVGETAWTCPECRRSFSQHSQLAKHRESHWGDRPHRCDVCGKSFGLKANLMTHQRLHTGERPFACSQCGRRFNQKGNLVTHYRTHTGERPFACPQCGKSFSQKPNLLAHQRTHVGRRPFACTQCPKRFKGKMSLKIHQRVHVGERPPARPPSVDLMEAHAGKRCCSHSPCGKPFKEHVALELPQRVPSGERPYACPECGKCFRQKVTLVTHLRTHTGERPFQCTQCGRSFSQKPNLLTHQRTHTGERPFACTVCGKGFSWKPNLVTHYRTHTGERPYSCGDCGKTFSQKPNLLTHRRTHSQQRPYASPSTTQTSPTGTPSPCAAVGTGPTCAWPAESASATTSPTAGSS; encoded by the exons ATGTCCGAAGAATCGCACCCCTCAAAGGAGGGGGCGGGATGGCACAGCGAACTGGAGCTGGGCTGTGGAACCTTTTCTCGCGGcatcaccagttcaaatccag GCCACCCGGCTCTCAAACCCAATCTCTTGTTCCGGATTGAACGAGGGGAACAACCAGGTGTGGGGGTTCAGCTGATCTCTGGTGGCTTAGAGCGTCCACCGGATCCCTGCGCAG GCTACGGATTTTTCAAGCCCGATGGTTTCTTCCGGCTTGAGCAATGGGAGGAGCGATACATCGAGGCTCAGCAGAAAGTGGAGGAGAGCAAGATCCTGGGAAGCGCCTGCGTAG CAGAGCACGGGGGTGTGAACGCAGTCGAGCAAGAAGAGAACTCGGAGAGCTTTGCTGCAGACTTGGAGTTGTCCCCCGTGGTCTGTGACAGTCCCGACGGCTCGTTTCACAGTCGGCAGCTGGTATCCAAGAGGCAGCAGAGAAACCAGACCAGGATCAAGATGGAAGAATCAGCCGGCTTCAGCAAGTGTTCAGACGCCGTCGTACGTCAGCTAGGGGCTgggcctttccagtgtgccgAGTGCGGGAAACGCTTCCGTCAGAAGCAGAGCCTCATCACGCACGAgaggatccacacgggagagaagcCCTACAGGTGTCCAgactgcgggaagagcttcagccAGAAGCCCAACCTCCTGACTCACCGGCGGATCCACACCGGGGAGCGCCCCTTCTCCTGCACGcagtgtgggaagagcttcagccAGAAGGCCAATCTCATTGCCCACCAGAGAACCCACGTGGGGGAGAAGCCGCCGCagtggggcgggcttggggggaaGCCAAAGTCCCCAGCACAGCAGGGAGACCAGGAGGAAAAGCGGCCGTTCGTATGCCccgagtgcgggaagagcttcacgCAGAAACCCAACTTGGTGACTCACTACCGGACCCACACGGGTGAGCGACCCTTCAGCTGTGCCcagtgtgggaagagcttcaaCCAGAAGACCAACCTGGTGACTCACTACCGgacccacaccggggagcggccctacGCCTGCCCCCAGTGCGGGAAGCGCTTCACCCAGAAGACCAACCTGGTGACTCACCAGAGCACCCACACGGATGCACGCCCCTATCCGTGTGGGGAGTGCCAGAAGTGCTTCAAGGACAAGGTGTCCCTGAAAGCACACCAGAGAACCCACAGCCTGAGCCAGCCCAGACCCTGTGGGAATGCAGAGCCAATCCCACTCCACAGTCCCCCCGCCGTGCCGCTCCAGCCCACAGGTGCCGAGCAGGAGAGCCAGCGCGACCCCACTCAGCCAGTGCCGGCCCAGAAGATCCCCGGAAGCCAGGCACTGTGCACGTGCACTGACTGTGGTAGCAGCTTCCCCCAGAAACCGCATATCCCATTGCCCCAGCAAACCCCCTCAGCAGAGCAGCCCTTCCTGTGCGTGCAGTGTGGGGAAAGCTGCCCACAAGCGGCTCTTCTGAAGCAccagcccggccaggccaggGAAAGGCCCTGCGAGAGCGCCCAGTATGGGAGAGGCCTCAGCCTGAACCAACATCTCCTCAGACACCTGGAACCCTGCCTGGGCCCTGGCGACGCGGCGCACGCGGCCCCCGGGGCAGAGCGGCCCTTCATCTGTAACCAGTGCGGGAGCAGCTTTAGCTTTTGGCCGGCTCTCGTTGCCCATCAGGGCAGCCACGCAGGATGGCAGCCGTATCCGCTTCCAGAACGCGGGAAAGGCCTCAGGCCCCGGCtgtccctgccagcccagccggATGCGCAGGTGGGGGAGACAGCCTGGACGTGCCCCGAGTGCCGGCGGAGCTTCAGCCAACACAGCCAGCTGGCAAAGCACCGGGAGAGCCACTGGGGCGACAGGCCCCATCGGTGTGACGTGTGCGGGAAGAGCTTCGGCTTGAAAGCCAACCTGATGACGCACCAGCGGCTCCACACGGGCGAGCGGCCCTTCGCCTGCAGCCAGTGCGGGCGGCGCTTCAACCAGAAGGGGAACTTGGTGACTCACTACCGGACCCACACGGGCGAGCGGCCTTTCGCCTGCCCCCAGTGCGGCAAGAGCTTCAGCCAGAAGCCCAACCTCCTCGCCCACCAGAGAACCCACGTGGGGCGGCGGCCCTTCGCCTGCACCCAGTGCCCCAAGCGCTTCAAGGGCAAGATGTCCCTGAAGATCCACCAGCGTGTCCACGTTGGGGAGAGACCTCCCGCAAGGCCACCGAGCGTGGATCTGATGGAGGCCCACGCCGGAAAGAGGTGCTGTTCCCACTCCCCATGCGGGAAACCCTTCAAGGAACACGTCGCCCTGGAGCTCCCCCAGCGAGTGCCCAGTGGGGAGCGCCCGTACGCCTGCCCGGAGTGTGGGAAATGCTTCCGGCAGAAGGTCACGCTGGTCACGCACCTCCGgacccacaccggggagcggccgttCCAGTGCACCCAGTGCGGGAGGAGCTTCAGCCAGAAGCCCAACCTCCTCACGCACCAGCGGACTCACACCGGCGAGCGGCCCTTCGCCTGCACCGTGTGCGGGAAGGGCTTCAGCTGGAAGCCCAACCTGGTGACCCATTACCGcacccacaccggggagcggccctacAGCTGCGGTGACTGCGGGAAGACCTTCAGCCAGAAGCCCAATCTCCTTACTCACCGCAGAACCCACTCCCAGCAGAGACCGTACGCTTCCCCCAGCACCACGCAAACTTCCCCCACGGGGACACCTTCACCCTGCGCCGCGGTGGGGACTGGCCCCACATGCGCTTGGCCTGCAGAGAGCGCCTCAGCCACCACATCCCCCACGGCAGGGAGCTCCTGA
- the LOC103305733 gene encoding zinc finger protein 585A-like isoform X2, whose product MSEESHPSKEGAGWHSELELGCGTFSRGITSSNPGHPALKPNLLFRIERGEQPGVGVQLISGGLERPPDPCAGYGFFKPDGFFRLEQWEERYIEAQQKVEESKILGSACVEHGGVNAVEQEENSESFAADLELSPVVCDSPDGSFHSRQLVSKRQQRNQTRIKMEESAGFSKCSDAVVRQLGAGPFQCAECGKRFRQKQSLITHERIHTGEKPYRCPDCGKSFSQKPNLLTHRRIHTGERPFSCTQCGKSFSQKANLIAHQRTHVGEKPPQWGGLGGKPKSPAQQGDQEEKRPFVCPECGKSFTQKPNLVTHYRTHTGERPFSCAQCGKSFNQKTNLVTHYRTHTGERPYACPQCGKRFTQKTNLVTHQSTHTDARPYPCGECQKCFKDKVSLKAHQRTHSLSQPRPCGNAEPIPLHSPPAVPLQPTGAEQESQRDPTQPVPAQKIPGSQALCTCTDCGSSFPQKPHIPLPQQTPSAEQPFLCVQCGESCPQAALLKHQPGQARERPCESAQYGRGLSLNQHLLRHLEPCLGPGDAAHAAPGAERPFICNQCGSSFSFWPALVAHQGSHAGWQPYPLPERGKGLRPRLSLPAQPDAQVGETAWTCPECRRSFSQHSQLAKHRESHWGDRPHRCDVCGKSFGLKANLMTHQRLHTGERPFACSQCGRRFNQKGNLVTHYRTHTGERPFACPQCGKSFSQKPNLLAHQRTHVGRRPFACTQCPKRFKGKMSLKIHQRVHVGERPPARPPSVDLMEAHAGKRCCSHSPCGKPFKEHVALELPQRVPSGERPYACPECGKCFRQKVTLVTHLRTHTGERPFQCTQCGRSFSQKPNLLTHQRTHTGERPFACTVCGKGFSWKPNLVTHYRTHTGERPYSCGDCGKTFSQKPNLLTHRRTHSQQRPYASPSTTQTSPTGTPSPCAAVGTGPTCAWPAESASATTSPTAGSS is encoded by the exons ATGTCCGAAGAATCGCACCCCTCAAAGGAGGGGGCGGGATGGCACAGCGAACTGGAGCTGGGCTGTGGAACCTTTTCTCGCGGcatcaccagttcaaatccag GCCACCCGGCTCTCAAACCCAATCTCTTGTTCCGGATTGAACGAGGGGAACAACCAGGTGTGGGGGTTCAGCTGATCTCTGGTGGCTTAGAGCGTCCACCGGATCCCTGCGCAG GCTACGGATTTTTCAAGCCCGATGGTTTCTTCCGGCTTGAGCAATGGGAGGAGCGATACATCGAGGCTCAGCAGAAAGTGGAGGAGAGCAAGATCCTGGGAAGCGCCTGCGTAG AGCACGGGGGTGTGAACGCAGTCGAGCAAGAAGAGAACTCGGAGAGCTTTGCTGCAGACTTGGAGTTGTCCCCCGTGGTCTGTGACAGTCCCGACGGCTCGTTTCACAGTCGGCAGCTGGTATCCAAGAGGCAGCAGAGAAACCAGACCAGGATCAAGATGGAAGAATCAGCCGGCTTCAGCAAGTGTTCAGACGCCGTCGTACGTCAGCTAGGGGCTgggcctttccagtgtgccgAGTGCGGGAAACGCTTCCGTCAGAAGCAGAGCCTCATCACGCACGAgaggatccacacgggagagaagcCCTACAGGTGTCCAgactgcgggaagagcttcagccAGAAGCCCAACCTCCTGACTCACCGGCGGATCCACACCGGGGAGCGCCCCTTCTCCTGCACGcagtgtgggaagagcttcagccAGAAGGCCAATCTCATTGCCCACCAGAGAACCCACGTGGGGGAGAAGCCGCCGCagtggggcgggcttggggggaaGCCAAAGTCCCCAGCACAGCAGGGAGACCAGGAGGAAAAGCGGCCGTTCGTATGCCccgagtgcgggaagagcttcacgCAGAAACCCAACTTGGTGACTCACTACCGGACCCACACGGGTGAGCGACCCTTCAGCTGTGCCcagtgtgggaagagcttcaaCCAGAAGACCAACCTGGTGACTCACTACCGgacccacaccggggagcggccctacGCCTGCCCCCAGTGCGGGAAGCGCTTCACCCAGAAGACCAACCTGGTGACTCACCAGAGCACCCACACGGATGCACGCCCCTATCCGTGTGGGGAGTGCCAGAAGTGCTTCAAGGACAAGGTGTCCCTGAAAGCACACCAGAGAACCCACAGCCTGAGCCAGCCCAGACCCTGTGGGAATGCAGAGCCAATCCCACTCCACAGTCCCCCCGCCGTGCCGCTCCAGCCCACAGGTGCCGAGCAGGAGAGCCAGCGCGACCCCACTCAGCCAGTGCCGGCCCAGAAGATCCCCGGAAGCCAGGCACTGTGCACGTGCACTGACTGTGGTAGCAGCTTCCCCCAGAAACCGCATATCCCATTGCCCCAGCAAACCCCCTCAGCAGAGCAGCCCTTCCTGTGCGTGCAGTGTGGGGAAAGCTGCCCACAAGCGGCTCTTCTGAAGCAccagcccggccaggccaggGAAAGGCCCTGCGAGAGCGCCCAGTATGGGAGAGGCCTCAGCCTGAACCAACATCTCCTCAGACACCTGGAACCCTGCCTGGGCCCTGGCGACGCGGCGCACGCGGCCCCCGGGGCAGAGCGGCCCTTCATCTGTAACCAGTGCGGGAGCAGCTTTAGCTTTTGGCCGGCTCTCGTTGCCCATCAGGGCAGCCACGCAGGATGGCAGCCGTATCCGCTTCCAGAACGCGGGAAAGGCCTCAGGCCCCGGCtgtccctgccagcccagccggATGCGCAGGTGGGGGAGACAGCCTGGACGTGCCCCGAGTGCCGGCGGAGCTTCAGCCAACACAGCCAGCTGGCAAAGCACCGGGAGAGCCACTGGGGCGACAGGCCCCATCGGTGTGACGTGTGCGGGAAGAGCTTCGGCTTGAAAGCCAACCTGATGACGCACCAGCGGCTCCACACGGGCGAGCGGCCCTTCGCCTGCAGCCAGTGCGGGCGGCGCTTCAACCAGAAGGGGAACTTGGTGACTCACTACCGGACCCACACGGGCGAGCGGCCTTTCGCCTGCCCCCAGTGCGGCAAGAGCTTCAGCCAGAAGCCCAACCTCCTCGCCCACCAGAGAACCCACGTGGGGCGGCGGCCCTTCGCCTGCACCCAGTGCCCCAAGCGCTTCAAGGGCAAGATGTCCCTGAAGATCCACCAGCGTGTCCACGTTGGGGAGAGACCTCCCGCAAGGCCACCGAGCGTGGATCTGATGGAGGCCCACGCCGGAAAGAGGTGCTGTTCCCACTCCCCATGCGGGAAACCCTTCAAGGAACACGTCGCCCTGGAGCTCCCCCAGCGAGTGCCCAGTGGGGAGCGCCCGTACGCCTGCCCGGAGTGTGGGAAATGCTTCCGGCAGAAGGTCACGCTGGTCACGCACCTCCGgacccacaccggggagcggccgttCCAGTGCACCCAGTGCGGGAGGAGCTTCAGCCAGAAGCCCAACCTCCTCACGCACCAGCGGACTCACACCGGCGAGCGGCCCTTCGCCTGCACCGTGTGCGGGAAGGGCTTCAGCTGGAAGCCCAACCTGGTGACCCATTACCGcacccacaccggggagcggccctacAGCTGCGGTGACTGCGGGAAGACCTTCAGCCAGAAGCCCAATCTCCTTACTCACCGCAGAACCCACTCCCAGCAGAGACCGTACGCTTCCCCCAGCACCACGCAAACTTCCCCCACGGGGACACCTTCACCCTGCGCCGCGGTGGGGACTGGCCCCACATGCGCTTGGCCTGCAGAGAGCGCCTCAGCCACCACATCCCCCACGGCAGGGAGCTCCTGA